Proteins from a single region of bacterium:
- a CDS encoding uroporphyrinogen decarboxylase family protein, producing MRTALRHQEPDRVPVSDFFWGGFIRRWREELGLPPDANPYYYYDLDWIVTVPNMDPWIRPFEVLQETPREVTVKTGFGAIMRKVFDFPMPEFVGWEIDSLEKLEAAVKTFDSPYDLRRYFNAGDNQIAGVGDGFERNSPPWVDTVASLWPDFPVFGSIIEVNECLTRLIGPENHMLWLGLEPERMAEAVARIGQFYLDCAKAQIDAASGKLDGFVIWGDFAYKCGTFMQPEFWRKHYKPWVKAISDHAHSKGLMVIYHGCGNVNAVIRDFAEMAIDAYNPLEVKAGMDVVVLRKELEHSLGFCGNSDIQVWEKGDPEAIKKEILRKLNAAKGGGYIFQSDHSVASNVSGRTYDMIIKLVRKYGRYPLNLGEYDESMGRWA from the coding sequence ATGCGCACAGCACTGCGGCATCAGGAGCCGGATAGGGTGCCTGTCAGCGATTTCTTTTGGGGTGGATTTATCCGGCGCTGGCGTGAGGAGTTGGGACTACCTCCAGATGCCAATCCTTACTATTACTATGATCTGGACTGGATTGTCACGGTTCCGAACATGGACCCTTGGATTCGGCCGTTTGAGGTATTGCAGGAAACACCCCGCGAAGTCACGGTGAAAACCGGTTTCGGCGCGATTATGCGCAAGGTGTTCGACTTTCCCATGCCCGAGTTTGTGGGCTGGGAAATAGACTCCCTTGAAAAACTCGAGGCCGCAGTTAAGACTTTTGATTCCCCCTACGATCTGCGCCGATATTTTAACGCAGGTGACAATCAGATCGCAGGGGTAGGCGACGGCTTTGAGCGCAATAGTCCTCCTTGGGTGGACACGGTCGCCTCCCTATGGCCTGATTTTCCAGTATTTGGGAGTATCATCGAGGTCAATGAATGCCTGACACGTCTGATTGGTCCGGAAAACCACATGCTTTGGTTGGGTCTGGAGCCCGAACGAATGGCGGAGGCCGTGGCACGGATCGGGCAATTCTATCTGGATTGTGCCAAGGCGCAAATTGACGCCGCTTCGGGTAAACTTGACGGGTTTGTGATCTGGGGGGACTTTGCCTATAAATGCGGCACCTTTATGCAGCCCGAATTCTGGCGCAAGCACTACAAGCCCTGGGTGAAGGCAATTTCCGACCACGCACATTCAAAGGGCCTGATGGTGATCTATCATGGGTGTGGAAATGTCAACGCCGTCATCCGGGATTTTGCCGAAATGGCCATCGATGCCTACAATCCGCTTGAAGTCAAAGCCGGTATGGATGTGGTGGTTTTAAGGAAGGAACTCGAACACTCCCTGGGGTTCTGCGGCAATAGCGATATTCAGGTTTGGGAGAAGGGTGATCCTGAGGCCATTAAAAAGGAGATTCTTCGCAAGTTAAACGCAGCGAAGGGCGGTGGGTATATATTCCAGTCAGACCACTCGGTGGCCAGTAATGTGTCGGGCCGGACCTATGACATGATTATAAAATTGGTCCGCAAATATGGCCGTTATCCGCTCAATCTCGGAGAGTATGACGAGAGCATGGGGAGGTGGGCATGA
- a CDS encoding L-rhamnose mutarotase has translation MTRYGAVIGLKGEKLGEYKTLHTAVWPEVLKMIAECNIRNYSIYLRRMSDGNQYLFSYFEYTGLDFAADSARMAADPTTQRWWSFCMPCQNPLPDRAENEWWAAMEEVFHCD, from the coding sequence ATGACACGATATGGGGCGGTGATTGGGTTGAAGGGTGAGAAGCTTGGGGAATATAAAACGCTACACACGGCTGTCTGGCCTGAGGTGCTGAAAATGATTGCCGAGTGCAACATCCGGAATTACTCCATCTATCTGCGAAGAATGTCTGACGGGAATCAATATTTGTTCAGCTATTTCGAATATACCGGCTTGGATTTTGCGGCGGACAGTGCCCGGATGGCAGCCGATCCCACTACCCAGAGATGGTGGTCATTCTGTATGCCCTGCCAGAATCCACTTCCGGATCGCGCAGAGAATGAATGGTGGGCGGCGATGGAGGAGGTCTTCCATTGCGATTGA
- a CDS encoding type II toxin-antitoxin system RelE/ParE family toxin, which produces MYKLLITRSAEQDLDGIVDYIAVKLMNPSAASALLDIIGECYGSLKSTPRMFSECGDTYLKNKRYRKALIDNYLLIFRIDENSNTVYVLRFFYGAQDYIKQL; this is translated from the coding sequence ATGTATAAGCTTCTCATAACCAGAAGCGCTGAACAGGACTTGGACGGCATTGTGGATTACATCGCCGTTAAGCTTATGAATCCTTCAGCCGCTTCTGCGCTATTGGACATAATCGGAGAGTGCTATGGATCACTCAAGAGCACGCCCCGAATGTTCAGCGAATGTGGGGATACTTACCTCAAGAACAAAAGATATCGCAAAGCCCTGATTGACAATTACCTATTGATATTCCGTATCGACGAGAATTCCAACACCGTTTACGTCCTTCGCTTCTTTTACGGGGCACAAGACTACATTAAACAACTATAA
- a CDS encoding type II toxin-antitoxin system Phd/YefM family antitoxin — MPQIIPIRDLKNTVDISEKCRLADAPIFITKNGYGDMVIMSIKRYEDSLAKLDVYARIEEAESHISRGRVVDAETSLKKLRTKRHV; from the coding sequence ATGCCACAAATCATACCCATCCGAGATTTAAAGAACACGGTGGACATTTCAGAAAAATGCCGTTTGGCGGATGCTCCAATTTTCATCACCAAGAACGGTTATGGCGACATGGTCATCATGAGCATCAAACGCTATGAAGACAGTCTGGCAAAACTGGACGTCTATGCCAGGATCGAGGAGGCGGAATCCCACATTTCTCGAGGCAGGGTTGTTGATGCGGAAACGTCCCTGAAGAAACTCCGGACCAAGCGCCATGTATAA
- a CDS encoding MFS transporter: protein MKSREYTCGSLRYTTASLTILFSWLLWGDFCFTLMEAVVPSIVPLKLQNLGASSMLLSTILTTLPAILNLTVCPWVSYKSDRHRSRWGRRIPFILYTMPFLCVSLVMMGWSQEIATLLTTWIPPLRKVAPTSVMIGLIGFVMVIFQFFNMFVNSVYWYLFNDVVPGHMLGRFTGLFRIVGTGAGALYSGFVFQYGLSHMRLIMTAAALLYFVGFGLMCLFVKEGEYPSPPVDDKPHQGPLKEFISNFKIYMKESFSTRFYWYFYLSQAFFAMACAGGVFGMFNQLEMGLSLEQMGKIGMVGQVIGMVAVYFAAIYVDRWHPMRILTYMAVFAAVGGFGSWIWLTMTFPSSLFFWMSIAGTFAGVFAGALNGCCLLPAFMRLMPKSRYGQLSSAYAMVRSVATILAGILAGVFMDLFLWLHHGSSFAYRYLFIWFWLFNVLSCVCYVLAYRKWQQLGGDTDYRAPAPWEPSGYEPVSDNTPSVPTSSKLLMLAMHLGTAAYAMTILVIPGFLYLMQHTGTFSVGLWRFAFTYQMHAMPQAVFCTFLFYLPATALILILWLRLVRAIRIDLKTVATGGIPRYGLPHHGVLVVLGIQGLITLPITWMQFAWLIHIDMQRELIIFGLASVLGSLANVAAYHLIRVLETRKSVCVQSRDKELA, encoded by the coding sequence ATGAAGTCGCGCGAATACACCTGTGGCAGTTTGAGATATACAACAGCGTCCCTAACCATTCTGTTTTCATGGCTGTTGTGGGGCGACTTCTGTTTTACCCTGATGGAGGCCGTGGTTCCCTCCATCGTGCCGCTGAAGCTGCAGAACCTGGGCGCCTCGAGCATGCTACTATCGACTATTCTCACAACGCTCCCGGCCATCTTGAATCTGACGGTGTGTCCCTGGGTGAGTTACAAGAGTGACCGGCACCGAAGCCGTTGGGGGCGGCGTATTCCCTTCATCCTCTATACCATGCCCTTTCTTTGCGTGAGCCTGGTCATGATGGGGTGGAGCCAGGAAATCGCCACCCTGCTGACGACCTGGATCCCCCCGTTGCGGAAGGTGGCGCCCACCAGCGTGATGATCGGCTTGATCGGGTTCGTCATGGTGATTTTCCAGTTTTTCAACATGTTCGTGAACTCGGTCTATTGGTATCTGTTCAACGATGTGGTGCCGGGCCATATGCTGGGGCGCTTTACCGGGCTGTTCCGGATTGTCGGGACGGGGGCGGGTGCCCTCTATAGCGGCTTTGTGTTCCAATACGGACTGAGTCACATGCGCCTGATTATGACGGCGGCGGCCTTGCTCTACTTTGTCGGGTTTGGTCTGATGTGCCTGTTCGTCAAGGAGGGGGAGTATCCCTCGCCGCCCGTGGACGACAAGCCGCATCAGGGCCCCCTGAAGGAGTTCATCAGCAACTTCAAGATTTACATGAAGGAGTCCTTCAGCACCCGGTTTTACTGGTACTTCTATTTGTCCCAGGCGTTTTTTGCCATGGCCTGTGCCGGCGGGGTATTCGGCATGTTCAACCAACTCGAGATGGGGCTTAGCCTCGAGCAGATGGGCAAGATTGGTATGGTGGGCCAGGTCATCGGGATGGTCGCGGTCTATTTTGCCGCCATTTACGTGGATCGCTGGCATCCTATGCGCATCCTGACCTATATGGCCGTATTTGCCGCAGTGGGAGGTTTCGGGAGTTGGATCTGGCTGACCATGACCTTCCCGTCATCGCTGTTCTTCTGGATGAGCATTGCGGGAACCTTTGCCGGAGTTTTTGCCGGGGCTTTGAACGGGTGTTGCCTGTTGCCCGCCTTCATGCGCCTGATGCCAAAGTCAAGGTATGGTCAGTTGAGCTCCGCCTATGCCATGGTGCGTTCGGTGGCCACGATTTTGGCGGGCATCCTGGCCGGGGTGTTTATGGATCTTTTCCTCTGGCTGCATCATGGCTCCTCGTTTGCGTACCGCTATCTCTTTATCTGGTTCTGGTTGTTCAATGTCTTGTCATGTGTGTGTTATGTTCTGGCCTACCGCAAGTGGCAACAGCTTGGCGGCGATACGGATTACCGTGCCCCGGCGCCGTGGGAGCCGTCGGGATATGAACCGGTCAGTGATAACACCCCTTCGGTGCCGACCAGTTCCAAACTGCTGATGCTGGCCATGCATCTTGGTACGGCGGCCTATGCCATGACAATCCTGGTCATTCCTGGGTTTCTGTATCTGATGCAGCATACAGGGACCTTCTCCGTCGGGCTGTGGCGATTTGCCTTCACGTACCAGATGCATGCCATGCCCCAGGCGGTGTTTTGCACATTTCTCTTCTACCTGCCTGCCACGGCACTGATTCTAATTCTCTGGCTGCGTCTGGTACGGGCCATTCGGATCGACCTGAAAACCGTCGCCACGGGTGGAATCCCCCGTTACGGGCTCCCGCATCATGGCGTTCTGGTGGTTTTGGGAATTCAGGGCTTGATCACACTGCCAATCACGTGGATGCAATTTGCCTGGCTCATCCATATCGACATGCAACGTGAACTGATTATTTTCGGGTTGGCCAGCGTCCTGGGCAGTCTCGCCAATGTGGCGGCCTACCATCTGATTCGTGTTCTTGAAACCAGGAAGAGTGTTTGTGTCCAGTCGCGTGATAAGGAGCTCGCATGA
- a CDS encoding uroporphyrinogen decarboxylase family protein yields MNSKQRVERVIQGAIPDRVPVCLHNFLLVAKEAGISLDQMLTDPVVMAKAHLQAYEKYRHDCILIDYDTTLLAEAMGAVRDHAPGAPGHIAGPAINDLGEVGKLHVVDPDRDGRIPMLLETIRILNREVGGEVSIRGNADQAAFSLAGLLRGTEDFLLDLAGDPDNPAIRELLEVCHQSHLAVHRALIKAGAHFTSLGDSPSGPDVVSPQMFETFARPYHERLVRELSQDGIFTVIHICGNTSAILNQFAAYPECGFELDYKTDAAQAKSRVGSRHVLFGNIDPSGVIGRGTVQHVREASATLIRQWKPGGRFILNAGCAIPECTPPENISALIDSAREFGSYDCRT; encoded by the coding sequence ATGAATTCAAAACAACGTGTTGAACGGGTCATCCAGGGAGCCATACCGGATCGGGTGCCGGTGTGTCTGCATAATTTCCTGCTGGTGGCCAAAGAGGCTGGTATTTCTTTGGATCAGATGCTGACGGATCCGGTGGTGATGGCGAAGGCGCATCTGCAGGCCTATGAGAAATACCGGCATGACTGCATCCTGATTGATTATGATACCACCCTGTTGGCGGAGGCGATGGGGGCGGTCCGTGATCACGCCCCCGGCGCTCCTGGGCATATCGCCGGACCCGCCATCAATGACCTCGGCGAAGTTGGAAAATTGCACGTGGTCGATCCGGACCGAGATGGGCGTATTCCGATGCTTCTGGAGACAATCCGCATCCTTAATCGCGAAGTGGGCGGCGAAGTTTCGATCAGGGGCAACGCGGACCAAGCCGCATTCTCATTGGCCGGCCTGCTGCGTGGTACGGAGGATTTCCTGCTCGATCTTGCCGGTGATCCGGACAATCCCGCGATTAGGGAGTTGTTGGAGGTGTGTCATCAAAGCCATCTTGCGGTCCATCGTGCGCTGATTAAGGCAGGTGCCCATTTCACCTCGCTTGGCGATAGCCCATCGGGTCCGGATGTAGTCTCGCCACAGATGTTTGAAACCTTCGCGCGGCCGTATCACGAGCGGTTGGTGCGGGAACTTTCTCAGGATGGTATTTTCACGGTGATCCATATTTGCGGCAATACATCGGCTATCCTGAACCAGTTTGCAGCCTACCCTGAATGCGGCTTCGAGTTGGACTACAAGACCGATGCGGCCCAGGCGAAATCACGGGTGGGTTCAAGACATGTCCTGTTTGGCAATATCGACCCGAGCGGAGTGATCGGGCGGGGGACGGTGCAGCACGTCAGAGAGGCTTCCGCAACGCTGATCCGGCAATGGAAGCCTGGGGGGCGTTTCATTCTCAACGCCGGTTGTGCCATTCCGGAATGCACGCCTCCGGAAAATATTAGTGCCTTGATTGATAGTGCTCGGGAATTTGGGAGTTATGACTGCAGGACATAG
- a CDS encoding glycoside hydrolase family 38 C-terminal domain-containing protein → MKVDAHYISGTHWDREWYRPFQEYRYLLVTLVDGLLDLMEKNSEFRYFHLDGQTCVLDDYLEIRPENRGRLATLIRKGRILIGPWFTMPDLFCTGDEALIRNLLLGRRIAGEWGVEPMPVGFVCDMFGHPSQLPQLFAGFNIQDVLLGRGTNEATTPMFFKWEAPDGSQSFAFKLQDLQGYGALAVPRTVMEVNTFLTAGMKEFTADLMAAGDDADAVAAVREKHCRKELSNYVNHEMGRANGRTLCLMDAMDHIAPASEVNRYLKLIREACPVVSPHHSTLPKFFAEARRTARSVPVRQGELREPSQKKAPYLWLIPNCVSARVRMKQANDVCQNLLEKWVEPLVAVANLNGADIPEKHLQVAWRNVLMNHAHDSICGCSIDQVHRDMMYRYDQARILGEQLRAQAVGALTARCRDLARSKDEFTLTLVNALPYVRDEVVTVDVDLPLDWPTDYADGFNTQRLKTFILEDAAGKPVAYQRLAFDPKASERSRFAKFCFVSDGDFTRYTLAVRVKLPACGFVSLRVRPSLMPVRSVGTLRTGPASAENENLAIAIASNGTLSLTDKGTGQSFTDLLTFEDRSEVGDGWFHGHSLNDDQRLSIASAAQVAVVHDGPEMVSFRVTVSLKVPARYDHAGERSVNEEVSLKVSSLISLRRGARVVDVETRIENTAEDHRLRVLLPSDCTRAKTYLAHHPFDFVERAIRIDAKTSTWQEMEQAEKPFLGMQSVAAGRRGLAFLSAGGLHEGGVMDDRRRTMHITLLRSFRKTVGTGGEVDGLERGTIVHRYALMPFAGVLPRGEALRELANLQAGIMSRQTGVRPSGYPPMAGTEAATRGFVEVLSGRLIVSAMKPEERGGGLVIRLWNPTGKIQVDSIRLWRKVKSAEYIDLSETPVKGKGAPRLVGKEITVSANSYQIVTVRIR, encoded by the coding sequence ATGAAAGTTGATGCTCACTACATTTCCGGAACCCATTGGGATCGCGAGTGGTACCGCCCTTTCCAGGAATACCGGTATCTGCTCGTCACTCTTGTGGATGGACTGCTTGACCTGATGGAGAAGAATTCGGAATTCCGTTACTTTCACCTTGATGGCCAGACATGTGTGTTGGATGACTATCTTGAGATCCGTCCCGAAAACAGGGGGCGGCTCGCGACCCTCATTCGTAAGGGTCGCATCCTCATCGGGCCTTGGTTCACCATGCCGGACCTTTTCTGCACCGGGGATGAGGCCCTCATCCGGAACCTGTTGCTCGGGAGGCGAATCGCCGGGGAGTGGGGCGTGGAGCCTATGCCGGTAGGCTTCGTGTGCGACATGTTTGGTCATCCCTCACAGTTGCCGCAGCTCTTTGCTGGTTTTAATATTCAGGATGTACTTCTCGGACGCGGCACCAACGAAGCCACCACCCCCATGTTCTTCAAGTGGGAGGCGCCGGATGGTTCTCAAAGCTTTGCCTTCAAATTGCAGGATTTGCAAGGGTATGGCGCGTTGGCCGTTCCGCGGACGGTGATGGAGGTGAATACCTTCTTAACTGCCGGAATGAAGGAGTTTACCGCAGATCTGATGGCGGCGGGGGATGATGCTGATGCTGTTGCCGCCGTGCGGGAAAAACATTGCCGCAAGGAGCTGTCCAACTATGTGAACCACGAGATGGGTCGTGCCAATGGCCGTACGCTCTGTCTGATGGATGCCATGGATCATATTGCTCCCGCTTCAGAGGTCAACCGTTACCTTAAGTTGATACGCGAGGCCTGTCCCGTGGTCTCTCCGCATCATTCAACCTTGCCGAAATTCTTCGCTGAAGCACGAAGGACGGCTCGCTCGGTCCCCGTTCGTCAGGGGGAATTGCGCGAACCGAGTCAGAAGAAGGCTCCTTACCTGTGGCTGATTCCAAACTGCGTCTCGGCGCGGGTGCGGATGAAACAGGCCAACGATGTCTGCCAGAACCTGCTTGAGAAATGGGTGGAACCGCTCGTTGCGGTGGCCAATCTAAACGGTGCGGATATTCCCGAAAAGCACCTCCAGGTGGCTTGGCGCAATGTATTGATGAATCATGCGCATGACTCGATCTGTGGATGTTCAATCGATCAGGTGCATCGTGACATGATGTACCGCTACGACCAGGCTCGCATTCTGGGTGAGCAACTGCGTGCGCAAGCCGTTGGCGCGCTGACCGCGCGATGCCGGGATCTGGCCCGGAGTAAAGATGAATTCACGCTCACCCTTGTCAATGCCTTGCCCTATGTCAGGGATGAAGTCGTGACGGTGGATGTTGATCTGCCGTTGGATTGGCCGACTGACTATGCCGATGGCTTCAACACCCAGCGGCTTAAGACGTTCATTCTGGAGGATGCCGCAGGCAAGCCCGTTGCTTACCAGCGGCTGGCCTTTGACCCCAAAGCCAGTGAGCGCTCACGGTTTGCTAAATTCTGTTTTGTCAGCGACGGCGATTTCACGCGCTACACGCTTGCGGTGCGAGTAAAGCTGCCGGCCTGTGGCTTTGTTTCACTCCGTGTCAGGCCATCCCTAATGCCGGTACGGAGTGTGGGGACTTTGCGAACGGGGCCAGCTTCCGCTGAAAACGAGAATCTAGCCATAGCGATCGCGTCTAACGGGACCCTGTCGCTTACCGACAAGGGAACGGGGCAGAGTTTTACGGATCTTCTGACGTTCGAGGATCGAAGTGAGGTGGGGGATGGCTGGTTTCATGGGCACTCCCTTAATGACGACCAGCGACTCTCAATCGCGAGCGCGGCGCAGGTTGCAGTGGTCCATGATGGCCCCGAAATGGTTTCGTTTCGAGTGACCGTGTCCCTGAAAGTTCCGGCCCGTTATGATCACGCCGGTGAGCGGTCGGTGAATGAAGAGGTCTCGTTGAAGGTTTCCAGTTTGATTTCCTTGCGGCGTGGCGCTCGCGTGGTGGATGTGGAGACCCGTATCGAGAATACGGCAGAGGATCACAGACTGAGGGTGCTATTGCCTTCGGATTGCACGAGGGCAAAGACCTACTTGGCTCACCATCCGTTCGATTTCGTTGAGCGGGCAATACGCATTGATGCGAAGACGTCGACTTGGCAGGAGATGGAGCAGGCCGAGAAGCCGTTTCTGGGCATGCAGTCGGTGGCCGCCGGACGGCGCGGCTTGGCCTTTCTCTCGGCAGGCGGCTTGCATGAGGGCGGTGTGATGGATGACCGGCGGCGGACCATGCACATCACATTACTTCGTTCCTTCCGCAAGACCGTTGGCACGGGAGGGGAGGTGGACGGGTTGGAACGTGGGACGATAGTCCATCGCTACGCTCTCATGCCATTCGCGGGTGTTTTGCCAAGAGGTGAGGCCCTGCGGGAATTGGCTAATCTTCAGGCGGGCATCATGAGTCGCCAGACAGGTGTCCGGCCGTCCGGGTATCCCCCCATGGCGGGAACGGAAGCGGCCACACGTGGTTTTGTGGAGGTTCTGTCTGGTCGGTTGATAGTGTCCGCCATGAAACCCGAAGAGCGTGGGGGTGGACTCGTCATCCGACTCTGGAACCCAACAGGGAAAATACAGGTAGACTCGATCCGACTCTGGCGGAAAGTGAAGAGTGCCGAGTACATTGACCTGAGCGAGACACCAGTTAAGGGTAAGGGAGCGCCCCGCCTGGTGGGAAAAGAGATTACAGTCAGTGCGAATTCGTATCAAATAGTAACGGTGAGGATCAGATGA
- a CDS encoding D-lyxose/D-mannose family sugar isomerase, giving the protein MKRSEINAVVNEAGMAFDRHGWTLPPNPRWDVTDFGLGDFNKIGLTLVNLAEQPEYCEKLMYVRHMQVTPRHYHAAKKEDIICRWGRLAIELPSSSLVRLQVNGEWRDIPPCTPLMLSSGERVTLTRGVLHAFWSDSEYAIVGEVSTANDDAHDNYFEDKLVGRFSKIDEDVPAIVKLVSD; this is encoded by the coding sequence ATGAAACGATCAGAAATCAATGCGGTAGTGAATGAGGCTGGTATGGCCTTTGATCGGCATGGGTGGACGTTGCCGCCCAATCCCCGGTGGGATGTCACCGACTTCGGGCTAGGCGATTTTAATAAGATTGGCTTAACCCTCGTAAACCTTGCCGAGCAGCCGGAGTATTGCGAGAAACTGATGTATGTGCGGCACATGCAGGTTACGCCGCGCCACTACCATGCAGCCAAGAAAGAGGACATCATCTGCAGGTGGGGGAGGCTGGCGATCGAGCTGCCTTCATCGAGCCTGGTTCGATTGCAAGTGAATGGGGAATGGCGTGATATTCCGCCGTGTACCCCTTTGATGCTTTCATCCGGTGAGCGCGTTACCCTGACCAGGGGAGTTCTGCATGCCTTCTGGTCGGATTCCGAGTATGCCATCGTGGGGGAAGTGTCCACCGCGAACGATGACGCCCATGACAACTATTTCGAGGACAAACTGGTGGGGCGTTTCAGTAAAATTGATGAGGATGTGCCCGCCATTGTGAAACTGGTGAGTGACTGA
- a CDS encoding carbohydrate kinase family protein, with translation MKPRKGITAAGNWIVDRVKRVDCLPGRGMLANIKDQTFSPGGAPANVLNDLARMGALFPLAGLGVVGDDADGRYLRDVFSGLGVDIQGLQTSNLAPTSFTDVMNDETTGDRVFFHHRGANALFSPRHVDVTRLNCQIFHLGYLLLLDEMDKPDREYGTVAAGLLAQVQAAGILTSLDVVSEESDRFARLVPPSLKYVDYLILNEIETARAVGLKVRDEHRNLDGAALMEAVEKLYQFGNMRLVAVHMPEGVYMRDREGRRYSRGSLVLPEGYIAGAVGAGDAFCAGMLYGLHEGWDALEAAELGSCCAAASLSSPGASEGVLPLEETLGLVKRFGERKTPVSV, from the coding sequence ATGAAACCAAGGAAAGGGATTACAGCGGCAGGAAACTGGATTGTTGACCGCGTGAAGCGGGTGGATTGCCTGCCTGGGCGCGGTATGCTGGCCAATATCAAAGATCAGACTTTTAGTCCCGGTGGGGCGCCTGCTAATGTCCTGAACGATTTGGCACGCATGGGGGCGCTGTTTCCGCTGGCGGGACTGGGGGTAGTTGGCGATGACGCTGACGGCCGCTACCTTAGGGATGTCTTTTCGGGATTGGGTGTGGATATCCAGGGGCTTCAAACATCGAATTTGGCTCCGACATCTTTCACGGATGTGATGAATGATGAAACCACGGGGGATCGTGTGTTTTTCCATCATCGCGGGGCGAACGCCCTGTTCAGCCCCCGGCATGTGGATGTCACCCGCTTGAATTGCCAGATCTTTCACTTAGGGTATCTCTTGCTTCTGGATGAAATGGACAAGCCCGATCGTGAATACGGCACAGTGGCCGCAGGGCTACTCGCACAGGTTCAAGCGGCCGGGATTCTGACCAGTCTGGATGTTGTGAGTGAAGAAAGCGACCGGTTTGCGCGGCTGGTTCCCCCGTCCCTGAAGTATGTGGATTACCTGATCCTGAACGAGATCGAGACAGCCCGGGCGGTGGGGCTCAAGGTGAGGGATGAGCATAGGAATCTTGATGGGGCCGCGTTGATGGAAGCGGTGGAGAAGTTATATCAATTCGGAAACATGCGGCTGGTGGCAGTTCACATGCCCGAAGGGGTCTACATGCGCGACCGGGAAGGTCGGCGCTATTCGCGGGGATCCTTGGTGTTACCCGAAGGGTATATCGCCGGTGCGGTCGGGGCGGGGGATGCATTCTGCGCAGGGATGCTCTATGGGCTCCATGAGGGGTGGGATGCGTTGGAAGCTGCCGAATTAGGGAGTTGCTGTGCTGCGGCCAGTTTATCGAGCCCGGGGGCCTCTGAAGGGGTTTTGCCCCTGGAAGAGACGCTTGGCCTGGTGAAACGGTTTGGCGAGAGAAAGACCCCAGTGTCAGTGTAA
- a CDS encoding carbohydrate-binding family 9-like protein, which produces MSTPPRLSVKPLDAVAFDSWHWIDAVFANAPAVESQQAWLVEPEPGFRPLRVKTGWTREALYVYAELEDADIFNPEKRFNEPSFMSGDVFEIFLRPCSQESYVEIHVTPENQKFQLRIPSAREFAEPRAKPGIPQEWFIDRVIESRVRVNPAAQRWEVAVEIPFAMVCEVFLPRTGDRWLFSFSRYDYTRGREKPVLSSTSPHQVLNFHRQEEWGELRFTG; this is translated from the coding sequence GTGAGTACACCTCCTCGTCTGTCTGTGAAACCGCTGGACGCGGTGGCCTTCGACTCATGGCATTGGATCGATGCCGTCTTTGCCAACGCACCGGCGGTTGAGTCGCAACAAGCGTGGCTGGTTGAACCAGAACCCGGTTTTCGCCCGTTGCGCGTGAAAACAGGGTGGACCCGCGAGGCACTGTATGTTTATGCCGAACTTGAGGATGCTGACATCTTCAATCCCGAGAAGCGGTTCAATGAGCCATCATTCATGTCAGGCGACGTTTTCGAGATATTCCTGCGTCCCTGTAGTCAGGAGTCATACGTCGAGATCCATGTGACGCCCGAGAACCAGAAGTTTCAGTTACGCATTCCCTCTGCCCGCGAGTTTGCCGAACCCCGTGCCAAGCCCGGCATTCCTCAGGAGTGGTTTATCGACCGAGTCATTGAAAGCCGCGTCCGGGTGAATCCCGCCGCCCAGCGGTGGGAAGTGGCCGTCGAGATCCCATTCGCCATGGTCTGCGAGGTCTTCCTTCCGCGAACCGGTGACCGGTGGCTGTTCTCATTCAGCCGCTACGACTACACGCGCGGGCGGGAAAAGCCGGTATTGTCCTCCACTTCGCCGCATCAAGTGCTGAACTTTCACCGGCAAGAAGAGTGGGGCGAGTTGAGGTTTACAGGCTAA